GGACATATTCCTTGCGTGATTGTTTTGTAATCATGTATATTGTCACGATAATCCTGAAGTGTCCTATAAAAAAGAAGATTGATTTGCTCCGCGTTCATGTAATCAATAGCGATGTTTGCATAGGCAGGTGCAAGAACATCGATAGCGGTAGAATCAATATCATGAAATGCCCCATCTAATGTATTTTCAATATCACTGGGAACAACAGGCATGAAGCCAGTGTCGGAAACATACGTTGGTTCTGTGGTAACCCAATCTCCTGTATCCTCTGGAAGAGAGCTGAAAATATCAGGCAACGCCGCGGAAACTGCCGTTTCAAGTGTTGCGTGAAGTCGCTGCATTATGTTTTCAAGGTAATAAATTGTTATGTAAGAAGCCACAGCCCCCACAAGTAGAGATGCGCTATTCTCAAGTATTTTTCTGATATTCATCACCTTTTTATTTGAATTCTCTTCTTTTTTCTCTTGTCATCTCTTTTTCAAAGCTCTTTGCCATAGCGTCAAGCGTCTCTAATTTTCCATCATAGGAAAGCGTGTTGAATCCTGCTGCTAGAACATCTTCTCTTCTTTCTTCGGGAAGTCCTCTGTACATTTCTGTGAAAATCTCTCCCTGAACATCGGCAGGAAGACCAGCAATGTACAAAGAAAGATCAGACGTCTCCGGCATTATCTTTTGCTCTTGAACAGTTATTGTTTCCAGTCCAAATCCAGGGCAGAAATATTCCTGCCCGGCCTTCATATATTCATGCTTTGCGGTCTGATACGCGGCGGTTATCTTGTCGTCAAGATTGTAGACCCCTCCAACATAGAGCAATCCTAGCGCCGCTGTTGTTCCGAGAGCAATTCTGGTTATAGTTCCCATCTCGTTTCTGCCTCCAATATTCTTTTGAGAAGAAAACAACGAGACATCGCCTTCTTTTTCAGCAAGCACCATTCCCGCTGTTTTCTGTTCTCATACACTATTCTTAGTAGTTGACCGTGCAGTATAAACTTATGTTGTAGTAGTCTAGACTACATAAGTTAAAGAGTGTCAGACGCTTTCTTTCTGTCATGAACATCAAACAATCTGCCAGCACCGCTGGAAAAAAATTGTACACAGGCGCGAAAAGAACTGCGATCGCCGCAACCGCCGCAACTGTTATTGGTCTTCCATTAGAGATTGAATTTGGCTGGATGGAGTATCTCGCAAGTCACAGCGCAATTGCTATTGCAAACACAACCGCGTATTTCTTTGGCGAGTCGCCAGAGCGACCAACGATCACTCCTTCAGAAATTGAAAAAAGGATTGATGCTCGCTTTGATGGCATTAAAGAGAATAGGGATATTATTATCCATGCGGCTGACGGAACAATTATTGGGGAAGAGTATAATCTTACAAAAATTATTCTTGACGCGCCTTCTCATGTGAAATGGGCGTTTGTCGCGGCAGAAGACAGAAGGTTTTATGATCATTATGGATGGGATCCTGGTTCCACTGCAATTGCTGTTGCGCAGAATCTTATTGGGAAAATGAGAGGAACACCTGTCTCTAGAGGAGCAAGCACTATCACTATTCAAGTTGCAGATCGTGTTTATCCTAACCAGATATACGGTGGAAAAAATGAGATGGATTCTGGCGCTATCCCTGGCTTCATGAAAATTTCATGGAAAGCAGATGAATGGCTCTCTGCTGCTGTGCTCGAAGAATACAAATCCAAGGATCAAATTTTAGTGGATTACATGAACCTAATGGATTTTGGTTATTCTGGACGAGAAGGCACTTCTATTAAAGGAATATATTCTGCTGCGAAATATTACTTTGGAAAAGAGCCAACAGAACTGGATTATCTTGAATCCGCTTTCCTTGCGGGTATTGTTCAAAATCCTCCTAGAGGTCAACAGGCATACAATGCGTTTCTTAAAGGCGATACAGACGCTTCTTCTGTTCAGTGGGCAACTGATAGGACAGAATATGTTCTTAGTAAATTGTATGAACTGAATTTTGGCAGAGACGATGTTGTTATTCCTGATCGTGAATATACCAAAGCGCTAGAGCGATTAGCGCATCACGATTTTGATTTTAAGAGAAATGAGTCCAAGCGAATTGATCCCACTGTTTTTGGATTTACAAGAGAAGTATTTACGCGCGCAGAAGGGTTCATGAGAGAAGCAACACCGCTTTTGCCACAAGACGCGACTGTTCATTTTTATACGGGCATTGATCTCGCTGTCCAAACATACGCGCAGGAACAAATGGACAAACAATGCGCTGCCCTCAACAAGACACTTATCGGAAAGGATGGAAAAACAAAAAAGGGGTATGAAAATAATCCTTTCAATGGCACAGCCGTTGTTTTAGACACAAAAACACACGATGTTCTCGCAATGATTGATGGGTGCACCACGTATAAAAAAGACGCGAATGGAGATTCTCTTCTTGTTGATGGAAAACCAATTCCAGAACTCAATTGGATAAACCGCGCAACTGAAGTATTCTGGGATCCAGGTTCTTCCATAAAACCAATTTGGGATATGATCGCGTTTAAACATGGCATCAGCGCAACTGACTTTACTCTCAAGGATGAACAGAGAGTTTACATTGTTGATGGAAAAAGATATACTCCTGGAAACTTTGGAGGAAAACACAGCGGAGAAAAGCTTAATGTGACAGAAGCGACTGTTGACTCCGTGAACAGCTTCTTTATTGAGCTTGGGTTTCAATTATTCAACATGCTTGGCGAACGACAATTGGTCAAGGAATTTCAATCGTTTGGATATGATATCACAGATTACCAAATCTCTTATGGCATTGGCGCGTTTCAGGCGTCCGCAACAGATATTGCGGGAAGTTATACTGTCCTTGAAACAAAAGGTGTCGCGACACATTACAAATATGGATTGAGCGATGACATTAACACGCAGTATATCAAAAAAATAGGCATTGACTATACTGTTGACGGTCAAGATAAAACACTCTCTCTTGTTCCCAAAGGAATAGATGACGTTGTCACTTCAAAGGATGTTGTTGATAAAACAGATACTATTCTTGATCAGGTTGTGGAACGGGGAACTGGTCAGCGAGCAAAAAGAGTTGACATTGATATTCATGGAAAAACAGGAACAGCGCATTCTAATGTTATCTTTGTTGGCTACGCTCCGCAAGATGATCTTCTTGCAGTTGTCATGTTTGGCTTGGAAAAACCAGGAAAAGAGTTGCCGCCAACATATCAAGGAGGAATACATGCGGCGCCCGTTGCTGCGAATATTTTAGAATATACAAAAAAAGAAAGAGGGGTTCAAAATGGGAATTGATGAACAAGCAAGATATCAAACAGAAAAACCTGATGGAGAAAATGCAACTCCTAAAAAAACAAGACCACACTGGAGTATTAACAGTATTAAACCAAAAACACTAAAAAGAGTAGGGCTCCTTGTGGGGGGAATTCTTGTCGCAGGCGCGTTGATACATTATGTTCCTCAAACACGAATGGCAAGAGCTGCTTCTTCTTATTTCACTGCTGCGTTGGAAGCGGTAGGCATTGAAGCAAAAATTACAAATCCCGCAGGCAATTTGGAGGCAGAGGTTAGTGAGGCTCTTGGAAATGTACGGGAAGTTTTTACGACAAACGCAAATCAAATGCGCGGTGGGATGTACAACCAAGTTATGTTTACTGTGTATGATGATTTTTTGTCTGTAGAAGCACTTTTCCTCGCAAACGGACGTTCAGAAGAACGACGTGAATACATACAGAAACGATTAGGCAGGGTAGAACTAGAAACACTTCTCGTTGTTTACAGCCAAGTTGCGCCAAAAGCAGATGTTGTTCAAACAGTAACAGGAATGCAGTCTGTTTTTGATTCTTATCTTGCTAGATCTCTTGATGATCGTACAAGAGGAGCGTACTATCTTGAGCGCTCTCTCTGGCCACTTACACAGAATCTCCTCAATGAAGAAGGAAAAAAAGCTGTTGCCGCAAAGTTGTATGATACAATGTCTCCAGAATCAATTGTTGAAACAGCGGTTCCCTACATTACGACGCCACAAGCGCGGGCTCAAACAGTCGAAGCGCTTTTAGGGTCTATGACTCCTGAAGAAAGAGGAACAATGATGCAAAGATATACAACAACACTTCCGCAGGCAGAAGTTGATGCTCTTGCTGTTGCACTTGTTCCGTCTATGAGCACAGACGGCTACACACAAGTTAGTGACGCCATTACTGACAAAAAAATAGACGCGGGATTTGATAAAGGAAAAGAAGTGCTTGACACTATAAAAGAGTATGTAAAAAATTGAGGAAACTCATATGGAAAAACAACAATCAAAACGAAGTTTGTATATCGCGGCAGGCATTGTTGGCACTCTCATTATTGGAGGCAGCGCGCTTGCAGTACGTGGTGTGTATTATGCGGTCACTACTATTGGTTCTGAAATAAAAACCGCATATCAGAAATCAGATGGATCATATGTGCCTTCGCAGTATGTTCAGGCACCTGCGTCAAAGACTCCTTCAAGGCTTGAGGAAGTTGTGCAACAAGGGGATTGGCTGTTTTCCAATGGCATGACATTTACGGTTGAACAGAGTGATGAAGGAATTGATAACAAGTATTTTCAATACCTTCCTGAAAAAATTCGAGGTGAGGATAATGGTGGATGAAATATCTAAAAATGGACTTGAAGCGCTTCTTCTTTTTGAACGCCAGGAACTCACCACAAGAGTTATTGCTGGGGAGTTTGGCGTGCTGGAATCTTTTTACACTCCTTTCGAACAAAGACTTGTCAAACATGCGGAGCTCGCGGATTTCTATCTTCAGAGAATATTTTCTGGAGTCATCTGGTTGACAGGATATCTCCCTATTATTCACGTTATGGATACAAGTGCACAAACAGCAGAAGGAACAACAGACGATGCTGCAAAAAATGACGATACGCAACTTGTTTTGAACCCAGATTCTTTGTTGCAAGGTCTTAGCAGTTACTCATCCCTCTCATTAACAACTCTTGTCAAAACTCGCGTTAACGCCCATGTCGCGGAAGATTTTTTTCAGCGAAAATATACGCAGCTTGAGAATGGAGAGGCTGCCTGCGCACAGAATCTCGCATCTTTAAACAAGAGGATAGAAGACTACGAAAAAAAACAACGGACACTTTTTGACAGGGCGCTTGAAATTAGGAAATCATATGATCAGCGAGAGATAGCGATAGCAGAATATGAAGCAATGAAAAGAGCTTTAGAAGAGGATCATGAATCGTGCAGATTTGCCATCCAATCGTACTCTGATGAAATCTTGTGTAACGCAGGTTTTGAGTTCGTTACAGATGGTTCAGATTCCACAAGAGATTACGAGACAAACAGAAGATTGCTTCTCGTTATTCAACAGGAGAGTTATGCAACCGCACAGAAATTGCAGGATGAGCGATCCAAGCTTATAGATGAAAAACGTGATCTTGACTTTCTTGAACAAGCCGCAACTGTCATAACTGCAGGACTCATGGCGTTGTATCAAAACAGAGAAATGATTCACTCAAATCAAACTCAGATGCAGCATCAGAGACTTATTATTGATCAAAAAAGAGTGACCTACGAAACGTGCGTTGAAATGTATCAATTTGCTGTCGCTGTTCCAGAGCCAGAAGAATCGAGAACGCTTATCGCGTCCATTGAACAAGGAATTGGAAAACTTCAACAATACTATCGAGAAAAGTTTGGTTTGGGATCTGGTTCCCAAAATTTAGGGGGGCCATAATTATGTGGAGCTCTCCTCTTTTGCGGAATCTTGAGCGTGATCTTGATCGCGCACGCCAATACGTTTCTCTTTTGGACGGCATATCTAAAGAAGATCTTGCTTTACGAAGGGAAGATGTCGAAAGAATGCGAACTGCCTATGCCTCGAACACGTATGCAGCAGAATTATTTAATCCATATCTTCAAACGCTGCAGCAGAAAGAAAAAACTGCTCCTAAAAAAGCAAAAGAGCACACTCCTACTCTTCCGCATCCTGCTGTTGTTCCTGAAGTTATTGTCAGAAGAAGACCTTCTGTCTCTGCAGATCACTCTGCTGCGCCTCATGCTTCTCTTGAAGAAATGTCTGGAAATCTTGATGGTATTCTGGAAGAGATTGATGAAATCAGTTATTTTGCCAACGAAGGTTCACATTCTTCTTCTCAACAGCCTTTACGCCAATCATCAGCCGCTCTTGAAATAGTTGAGCCTGATCACTTTGTTTTGCCTGCTTCACTTCGCGACTCAAAAATTCTTGAACAGCTTCTTCGCTATTATAACCAAAAAGGCGTTGTTGGTGAAGAGAAGAATCTCATTTTGCAAACATTGTGCGTGACAAGCGGCCTTCATTTCTGTTTAAGTGGACCAAGCGGTTCAGGAAAAACAAAAATCATTGACGCGTTAGTCGCTCTCCTTGATCCTGCCGATATCTACAAACTTGAATTCGCGTCAGAGACCGCGCTCATGAATGATGTGGACAGAATTAACAGTACAAGGATTCTTTATATTCCCGAGGTACAAAAAGCGTATAGTACAGGTGGACGACAAAAGACCCCAATGATCGCCGAAATCATGAAAGGAATAACTGAAGGAAGAGACGTGACACGAAGAGTTACTGTTGGGCGCGAAGATGTGCGAGAATATACACTCAAATCAGGACTAACTGTTATTACATCTCTCGCGTTTGAAAATATATTCCATTATGATGAAGAAACCGCACGGCGTTTCATTGCGCTTGTTACTGACACAACAGAAGAACATAAGGAAGCTGTTCGCCAAGCAAAAGCGAAAAGCGCATTTTACAAAGGTGATAGTGACGTTGATGTTCAACTGGAAAAAGATCTTCGTATGTATGTTGGCTCTCTTTTACATCACCCTTTTTCTTTGCACATTGCAGATCCATTCGCACAAGACGTTGCTTCTTACATTCCACTGACACAGCGTTCCGCAAGTTTTCAAGCGCAATATTACGGGCTAGTTGGTGCGGCAGCGAGATTTAGTCATAATCGAAGATATGTTGCTCAACTTGATCATGCTTCTTGCGAATCCGCTTCTTCACAAGAGAGAACTGTTTTTGTCAGCATTGAAGATCATCAATTGATTTATGGACTTTATCATGATCAAATGCTTGCGAACATGCAGCAGCTTGACAAAACAGAAGGAGATCAAAAGCACGTTGAAATTGTCAGGAAAAAAATAGAAGAGCAGAATGGACTTCCCTGGGAAGAGATGATTCATTCAGCACAACAACGCATGACTACATTTTATCCTGCTCACGCAGGCGCATGGGTTGCACAGGAACAAAAAATCCAAGGGTCGTAAACATGTATGAAACAAATTGGCTCGCTTGTCTCGCTGCATTTGATACTACATTTCGTAACACGCACGTAAGAGATAGGTATCTGCTGCTTGAAGAACTTCTTCAAAAAGATGATCCTGTTGTCATGTCATCCCCTTCTCTTGTTCTTGAATTTCTTACTGAGGCAACACAGGATACACAGCGGTTCGATACTATTATCCCAAAAATAACTCTAGAAGGGTCTGTTCAAAGACAATATGCTCCATTAATTGCAGAATACAATGCAACACGAGAAATAGCAGTAAGAATTAAAGACGTCGCATTACCCGCATATATTGCGAGACTTTGGGAGAGCGTAACGTCATCATCAAATACCACTCAAGAAAATATTCTTCACGCTGTTCTTTTCTATAAAGATTGTCAGAAGGCGATAGGAGACGGCCAGCCGTTTTCGGGCTTCTCCTCTGAAACTGATGCGGACATGACACAATGGCACCTCCAGTATCAACACGCAGTACTCCTTCAAGAGAAGATTGATGCTGTTCGACAACAATACAGAACAACTTTTTTTTCAACAAAAGAAGAGCTTCTGGCATTCGTCAAAGAGACACTAATTCCATTACAAAAAGAAGCGACAAAGGGAGTAAAGAGAATAAAACAGTATTATTCTTTTGTAGAAGGAATTTCTGCGCTCTCTTCTGATATGCGAGAAGAAATAAAAAACTTTGCGGAACTTCAGCATCAACGCGAGGATATCCAGCAGAAAACTGCTGAATTGAATTCCAGCACCACGACTCTTGACCATGCGGTTGTCGGGCAACTTTCTCTTCAGCAACTCTCTTCTTTGCTTTCTTCCTGCAATCAGGATTATTTATCGCACTATTCTCTGACTCCCGCTTGTCCAAAATTTGAAGCGCTTGAAGAGGCATACAGCGTTGCATATACAACGTTTACCCTCAGAAGAGACACTTGGCTTTCTGAAAATAGAAACGATATAGGGGCACTTGTTTTGCGCTCTGCGGCAAACAATGAAATTTTTTATGATGATCGTCTTGCGTTAAAAAATATTACAAGAATTATTCAGGAGATTGAATTCAGAACAGGCATTTCATTTGGTTCTGAGATTTCTCATGCTGTTGACGATTTAGACAGAAAAGAAAAGATATCTCCAAAAAAAGAAACGCATTCTTCTGCCGCAACCGCTCATATCCCTACATCAACGACAGTCCAGTATTCGGATTATCATCCACTTTGGGTTTCGCAGCAGTTAGAAGCGTTTCCTCAACAAGATATTCCCGCTCACTATCGTCCATTGCACGATGCGTTAGTTTCAGAAGCAAAAACAGCTGTTGTTCGAGCGTATACTTTATTGACAGACGGAACACTGTTTCACGCACTTGGTTATGGCCACTTTTCATCGGGAGATGAGAAAAGGTATCTTGCTGCTGTTCATGGATTGTTTAGAACCAGCTCTTATGTTCAAAGGGCATTGTCTTAATTAAAGCATACGTTTCACATATTCTGCGATTGCAAGCGATGCTGTTAAACCAGGCGATTTAATTCCTAGAAGATGAATGCACGATGCATATTTTGGATCTCTCTTAATTACAAAATCCTTTATCCCATTAAGGCGCATGGTAATGCCCGCGTAATCTTGATGAAGCTCTTCTTCTTTTATCCCTGGAAAAAATGGCGCGACTGCTTCCACAAACGTATGCGGTTCCAGTAGATTTGAGCCATAGTCTGTTGGACTACTGACTGCACGATAAAATGGACCAACAAGTATTTTTCCGCTATCGAATGTTGGAGTAAGGTGCACGCCCAAACCCATTGCATCCGGAAGCGGATAAATGTTTCCTCTAATTTTTCCTCTTTCTGTTCTAGGGATATAACTGCAATATTCCCCCCTTACATACACGCATGTTTCTTCATTTTCAGGATTCAACATTTTCTCGACGTCAATTG
This genomic interval from Candidatus Woesearchaeota archaeon contains the following:
- a CDS encoding transglycosylase domain-containing protein; this translates as MNIKQSASTAGKKLYTGAKRTAIAATAATVIGLPLEIEFGWMEYLASHSAIAIANTTAYFFGESPERPTITPSEIEKRIDARFDGIKENRDIIIHAADGTIIGEEYNLTKIILDAPSHVKWAFVAAEDRRFYDHYGWDPGSTAIAVAQNLIGKMRGTPVSRGASTITIQVADRVYPNQIYGGKNEMDSGAIPGFMKISWKADEWLSAAVLEEYKSKDQILVDYMNLMDFGYSGREGTSIKGIYSAAKYYFGKEPTELDYLESAFLAGIVQNPPRGQQAYNAFLKGDTDASSVQWATDRTEYVLSKLYELNFGRDDVVIPDREYTKALERLAHHDFDFKRNESKRIDPTVFGFTREVFTRAEGFMREATPLLPQDATVHFYTGIDLAVQTYAQEQMDKQCAALNKTLIGKDGKTKKGYENNPFNGTAVVLDTKTHDVLAMIDGCTTYKKDANGDSLLVDGKPIPELNWINRATEVFWDPGSSIKPIWDMIAFKHGISATDFTLKDEQRVYIVDGKRYTPGNFGGKHSGEKLNVTEATVDSVNSFFIELGFQLFNMLGERQLVKEFQSFGYDITDYQISYGIGAFQASATDIAGSYTVLETKGVATHYKYGLSDDINTQYIKKIGIDYTVDGQDKTLSLVPKGIDDVVTSKDVVDKTDTILDQVVERGTGQRAKRVDIDIHGKTGTAHSNVIFVGYAPQDDLLAVVMFGLEKPGKELPPTYQGGIHAAPVAANILEYTKKERGVQNGN